In Acidisarcina polymorpha, the DNA window CCCGGGCTTTGCGCGATGCCGGCATGGAGGTCATCTATACCGGTTTGCGCCAGACTCCGGAGATGATCGTCAACGCAGCCATTCAGGAGGACGTCCAGTGCATTGGACTAAGCATCCTGTCGGGCGCCCACAATGTCATCGTTCCGCGGATCATGGCCCTGTTAAAAGAGAATGCCGCCGACGACATTCTTGTGGTACTCGGCGGCACTATACCCTCTCAGGATATTCCGTCCCTGAAAGCTCAGGGGGTTGCTGCGGTCTTTGGTCCCGGAACCTTGCTTGCGGCGACGGTTAACTTTATCCGCAGCCATGCCCGCCGCACAACGCTACACCCTTCCTGAGCCGATTGTCCTGAGTTCAGGCAACGTCTCGAATGGCCTGCCGCACATGCTGGACCGCTTCCTCTTTCAGTTCCAGGTGATGCACCTTCGCCGCATGGTCCTGGATGGTCGGCACCATCTCCTCCTCAGAGTTGCCTTCCAGCTTCCAACCGCACTCCGTGTAGCCGACATCGGCGCACCGGAATTCCTTCTTTGTCTGCTCCGCCATAAACTCCTCCTCGCCGAAAAACGCTCGGCTTACTCTCCTTTGGGATGCATTGACCTCAAGGGAGATTGCTCCATGACCCATGGCAACAATTCATGAGACGATGGTTTCACTAATATCCAACGCGTTGTTATTGGCCCGCATCAAAGTGGAGTGATTATCCGCTTTGGCATTGTAATCGGCTTCCTGCTGCTTAGGAAATACAACCAGCTATGAACGTAAATGGAACTGGTCAAACCGGTGCGCCGGCAAATGGTGCGCCCAAAAAGCATGTAGAGGTTCCTGGAAGCGCCTGGGGGGATCGGCTTCGTGCGCTCAAGAATGTGCCGCCCGTCCTCAAGATCCTTTGGGAGTCCGGTCCAGCGGTCGTCACCTGGGGCATCATCCTGCGGCTCATCACTGCCGGATTGCCTGCCCTGCTTGGTTACATATCTTCCTGGATCCTCGGCAATGTCAAGCTGGCGATCGATCACCAGCCACTGCCTCCGCGCTTCTGGTGGATGGTTGGGGCTGAAGTATTCTTTGCCGTTTTTGCGAACGCGATCAATCGCCTGATCGACTATCTTGATAGCCTGCTCTCCGACCGTTATACCTTTTTCGTCAGTGTCCGGGTGATGCGGCAGGCTGCCGACCTCGATCTCACCACCTATGAAGACCCGGTCTTTTATGACCGGCTCGAACGTGCCCGCGTCCAGGCGACTGATCGTCTCGGCATGATCCAGCAGATGGGCCGGCTCTTGCAGCAGGTAGTCACAACCGCCATCTTCACCGGCATTCTTATGTATCACTCGCCGTGGCTGGTGCTCCTGCTGACGCTGGGCGTACTGCCATCCTTCCTGGGCGAGACCCACTACGCTTTTCTTGGCTATGCCAAGAACTTCCGCCAGACTCCCGCCAAGCGGCAGATGGACTACTTGCGCCAGGCCGCGGGCAGCCGCGAAGGCGCGAAGGAACTGAAGCTCTACAACCTTGCCGATTACTTCACCGGCCGTTTTACCTCCCTCTCCAAGGAGATCTACGAAGAGAACATCGAGCTTTCCCGCCGCAAGCTTTTTTGGGGCGGCATCCTGACCATGATCGGAACGCTCGGCTACTACGGATCGTATGTTTTCGTGATCTGGCGCGCGGTCGAGGGACAGCTCGACATGACCACCCTGTTGTTCCTGACCACTTCGATTATCCAGGCGCAATCGAACTTGCAGCAGGTCTTTTCAACTGCCTCAGGCATCGCCGACCAGGCGCTCTTCCTGACCGACCTAATTGCGTTCTTCGATATGAAGCCGACCGTGATATCGAAGCCGAATGGCCAGCTCGTACCTCGCCCGATCCGCCGCGGCTTCGAGTTCCGCAACGTCTCTTTCGCTTATCCAGGGACAACTCGCCGGGTTCTCAAGGACTTCAACTTCACCCTTTCGCCCGGGGAGCGCATCGCTCTAATCGGCGAGAACGGCCAGGGGAAGACCACGGTCGTTAAGCTGATTACCAGGTTGTACGACCCCACTGAGGGTCAGATCCTGCTCGATGGCGTTGACCTGAGGGAATACAAGCTTGAAGATCTCCATCATGAAATCGGCGTCATCTTTCAGGACTTCATGCGCTACGAGATGACCGCTCGCGAAAACATTGCGGTGGGCCGGGTGGAGCGTCAACATACCGAAGAGGAAATCGAACATGCCGCCGAAAAGAGCCTCGCCGCCAGCGTGGTGGCAAAGCTCAGCGGCGGGTATGACCAGATGCTCGGCCGCCGCTTCGAAGGCGGAGTCGAACTCTCCGGGGGGGAATGGCAGCGGGTCGCCCTGGCGCGCGCTTACCTGCGCGATGCTCAGCTGCTGATTCTTGATGAGCCGACCGCAGCGCTGGACGCCAAGAGCGAGCTTGAAGTCTTCGAACGTTTCGCTGAACTCACCACCGACAAGATGGCGCTCCTCATCTCTCATCGCTTCTCGACGGTACGCATGGCCGATAGGATAGTTGTATTGGCGGGGGGCCGGCTGGTCGAGGAGGGCAATCATCAGCAGCTAATGGCGCTTGGCGGACGCTATGCCGAAATGTTCGAGATGCAGGCCGCCAGCTACCGGTAAGTGTTGATACTTGACGATCTACAGTTGGATCCGTATGGCTGGTTTGAACCACACTGCGGCGAACAGATTTAATGTTGAATGGGCTGCAATTGGAGTAGCGCTGAAAACCTTTTTCCTGGACAGAACAAACCTTGACATCAATGACTGAATTCATTCAGATAGCCGACGAAAGAAATCCTGACGCCGCTCCCCTCTCGGTCGACCATCTTCGTCAGCATGCACGTACCACGGCCCGCGGCTGGGGTGTGACCCGAAGGCCACAGGGACGAGGTGCATTTCCTGCCCGTGTGGAAGCTGCCCGCACCTTGCTCGATAAACTTTACGGTCAGCTCGACCGAATGCCGCCGCCTGACTACTCTAAAGTTACTTCCCCCGACCCTATCCTTGAACTGCGTGAAAACCCCCGCCTCATCCGGGCAGTCGTCTTGGAGGCGGCTTCCTTGCGCCGTAAGATCCCGGGGCTCCCTCGGGTGGTCACGCAATCCGCCCATGCTTCCGCCCATCCGGGCGAACAACAGGGAAGCTTGCCGCGGAATCTATACATCGCCGAAGCCTATTTCGATGCCACTCAGTCGGTCTGGAACCCGGACGCTTTTCGCATCTACCTTGAACAACTCCAGCTGGACGATCCGCTCGATCTCGAAGAGCTCTGGGCGATTCCAAGCTTCATGAAGTTCCATCTTCTGGAGCAGGTCCTCGATCAGGCACAGGGTATGCTTGACTCGCCCTCGACCGTAGACCTCGCCTCAAAGAAGCTACTCTCGACCCGCATCAGGACCCTTCGAGATGTGGGCTTCGCCGACTGGGTCCCGCTGCTGGAGTCGTTGATCATTTTCGATCCCACCTTGCGCCAGGATCCAGCACACTCCTACTCGCTGATGGATTTTGAGACTCGTGAGAGCTATCGCAAGCGCATAGCGAAGGTGGCCCGCTACTCCGAGTTCACCGAAGCTCAGGTAGCCTCTGCCGCCTTAGACCTCGCTCACGAGGCATGGAAGCTTCCCATCACCGACGCTCGTCTCTACCTGCGACGCAGCCACGTCGGCTATTATCTGATCGATAAAGGATTTCCGCAGCTCGCCAGCCGCATCGGTTATCGCCCCGCCTTCATCGATCGTTTGCGTACGCTTATCCGTAACAACGCCGATGATTTTTATATTGGCGGCATCGAGGTCATCACTATCCTGCTGATGGCAGCGGTAATCGCGCCCTTGGCTTCTCGCTATCCGGTGATCGGCGGTCTGACACTCGCCTTCTTTCTGCTCCTGTTACCCGCCGCCCAGGGCACCGTTGACCTCTTCAATAACATTGTCACCGCGCTCTTCAAAGCGCATCCTCTTCCGAAGCTCGACTTCAGCAGCGGAATTCCAGCCGAGTTCGCCACATTTGTGGCTGTGCCCACGTTGCTGATGAATGAGAAGCAGCTTCGCGAACTCGTGGAAGAACTTGAAGTCCGCTTCCTCGCGAATCCCGATCCCAACCTCCACTTCGGCCTGGTTACCGATCTGCCGGATTCTGTCACGCGGCCTCGTGAGAACGACACCGATCCGTTGGTCGACCTGGCATTGAGCCTCATTAACGAGCTGAATGCCCGCTATCGCGAGAGCAACTATGGATCCTTCTTTCTCCTGCATCGTCACCGCATTTTCAATGCCAGGCAAGGCGTGTGGATGGGCTGGGAACGCAAGCGCGGCAAGCTGCTTGATCTGAACAAGTATCTGCGCGGCGACTTCGACGCCTTCCCCGTCAAGGCGGGAAACCTCGAGGTACTGCGGCAAGTCAAATACATCATCACCCTGGATTCCGATACTCAACTGCCCCGCGGCACTGCGTCCCGCCTGGTCGGCGCGATCGCTCATCCGCTCAATCGCGCCATTATCGATCCGCGTTTGCGCATCGTCACAGAGGGCTACGGTTTGCTGCAGCCGCGAGTTGGGGTCAGCGTCAGCTCCGCTTCCCGTTCTCGCCTGGCAGCAATTTATTCGGGGCAAACCGGCTTCGACATTTACGCACGCGCGGTCTCCGACGCATACCAGGATCTTTATTCTGAGGGCATCTTTACTGGCAAAGGGATCTATGAAGTTGCCAGTTTCCATGCCGTGCTGGACCGTCGTTTCCCTCGCAACTCCTTGCTGAGCCACGATCTGATCGAAGGCTCATATGCTCGGGTGGGTCTGGCCACTGACATCGAGGTCATCGACGACTATCCTTCGCACTATAGCGCCTACACCAGGCGCAAGCATCGCTGGGTGCGCGGGGACTGGCAGATCGCGCAATGGATGTTCTCGAAGGTGCCGGACGAATCTGGCCGCTTCGTGCCTAACCCCATCAGCACGATCTCCCGCTGGCGCATTCTCGATAACCTGCGCCGCTCACTCGTCGAACCGTTCACCTTCCTGCTGCTGGTAGCCGGTTGGCTGGGCCTGCCTGGCGGTCCGCTCTATTGGACGGTTGCCACCCTGATCATCTTTTTCCTGCCCAATATCGTTCAACTCTTCTTCTCGCTCGGCCATGCAGCCTTTTCAGACCAGGAGGGCGCTGTCGGCGAAGCCTTCTCGGGGTTCTTGCAGGCACTTGGTGTTTCGCTGCTCACTCTCGCGTTTCTTCCTCATCAGACGCTGCTTTCACTCGACGCTATCGTGCGCTCGCTCGTCCGCCGCTTCATCACCGGGCAGCGGTTGCTTGAGTGGGAAACTGCTGCGGAGGCCGAAGCCAACGCCAAGTCCAAGAAGCGAACTCCGGTCGACACTTACCTTGCCGCAATGCCCCTGATTGCGATAGCGCTCGCTGCCATCATCTGGTACTTCAACTGGGGCGCGCTCCATATCGCCGTACCCGTCCTTGTTTTATGGGGATTCTCCGGCTCAATCACTGCCTGGCTCAACGCGCCGCCCCGCGAGCAGCATGCACGCATCAGCCCCGCAGATGCGGTCTTCCTGGAGCAGCAGGCACTGCGCATCTGGCGTTTCTATGCCGAGTTTGGCAGCGAGAAACACAACTATCTCATTCCCGATAATGTCGAGGAAGAACAGCTCGTCGAAGCGCCGCGGGTTTCCACCACGAACATCGGCATGTTGCTCAATGCCCGCCAGGCTGCCGGGGATCTCGGCTTTATCACCGCCCATGAGTTCGTCGATCTCACTCGCCGTACGCTCGCCAGCATCCACAAGCTTGAAAAGCTCAACGGCCATCCCTACAACTGGTATGACACTCTGACCCTGGCGCCATTGCAGCCGGTCACAATATCCAGTGTGGACAATGGCAACCTGGCCGCTTCTCTTTACACGCTCCGCGCCGGGGCGCTTGCCATGCTCAAGCTTCCGCTCCTGCGACCGAATCTCTTTGGCGGCCTGCGTACTCATTGGCAGCTGATGCTGGCGCAAAAAGGAATTCCGAAGCAGATCGCCAGCCATCCGCTTCCACCTGAAACAGCGAGCAATGACACTTGGGTCAGTTGGTGTTTGGGAACCGAAATGCTGGAGGGTTTTTCGGCGCACACCGAGCTTAGCGGCGAGGCTGCCTGGTGGCTTCGCGAGACCGGGCAGCGGATCAAAGCGATCAGCCAGCTTATCCGCGACTACCGTCCCTGGATGCTGCCTGAGTTCGCCCCGTTGCGGGCGATCCCGCAGCTAGGTTTCTCGCTTGAAACGCCTATAGCACTGGCCACTGCGCCAGAGTTCGCCACTCAACTCGAGGCACGCCTCGACCGCATGTGGGCGACCTCGACCGACCAAGCCAACTCTGTGCTCAGCGAACAGCTTCGTTCCTTGCTACCCGACGCCATCATTCGGCTTAAAGCGTTAAACTCTGCCCTGGTGGCAATCGCGGAGGATGCATTCCACCTCGCCGATCAAATGGATTTTGGATTTCTGCTGGAGAAGAGCCGTCTGCTTCTCTCGATCGGCTACGAAGTCGCCACCAAGAAGCTGCATACCGCGACATACGACATGCTCGCCTCCGAAGCCCGGATCGCGACCTTCCTGGCGGTGGCAAAGGGAGATATTCCCCAGCAAAGCTGGTTCAAGCTGGCGCGCACTCACACCATCGCCTTCAACCGCCCGGTGCTGCTCTCCTGGACCGGCACGATGTTCGAATACCTGATGCCATCTCTCTGGATGCGCAGCTATCCCGACACCCTGGTTTCCCGAACTTTAAGTGCCGCGGTTGAAATTCAACGTGATTTCGCCCGCAAACATCGCATCCCGTGGGGCATCTCCGAATCCGGATATGCCGAGCAGGACCCTGCCGGCCACTACCACTATCAAGCTTTCGGCATTCCCGACATGGCGCTGAAATGGGATGCGACCGCTGGCCCCGTCGTGTCGCCTTACTCCACCTTCCTGGCGCTCGGCACCGATGCGCCGGCGGCCATGAAGAACCTTCGCCGCATGGCCAAAGCCGGATGGGTTGGCGCCTATGGCTTCTATGAGTCCGCCGATTACTCCCAGACGAAAGGCCAGGCCAAGCTCGTTCGCGAGTGGATGGCCCATCATCAGGGAATGTGCCTGCTCGCCATCCTCAACCTGTTGCACGAAAACGTCGTCCAGACCTGGTTCCACTCCAATCCACAACTGCAAGCGACCGAGCTGTTGCTGCACGAGAGACCGATGCGCGAAGCGGCTTTGAGGGCGGAATACAAACAGTTCTCCCCTAAGACTCGCCGCACCGCCTGAACCGGGAGCAGAAACGAAAGATCGCGAAAATTAGCTGGGCTCAATCGCAGCTGCATTTGGCGACAATTAAGGTAATGTCGTCGTGTTGTTCCTCGGAACTGAATCGACGAAGGGCCTCAACGATCAATGCCAAAATCGCTTGTGCCGGTTGCGCCCGGTGGCGTCTCAATGCTTCGATCAGACGAGCTTCGCCGAACTCCTCTTCTGCTTCATTGAAGGATTCAGTAACGCCGTCGGTGTAAAGGGCCAGCATGTCTCCCGGATGCATCTGGCACTCTACCGTGGGGCCATCCCAATCTTTGAACAAGCCCAACACCGTGCCGGTTGAATGAAGCATCTCCAGGGTGTCATCCTGGCGCAGAAGGATAGCCGCCAAATGGCCGCAATTCGTATATCGCAATCGTTGTTTCGGGCCGTCATATTCGGCGTAGAAGAAGGTCGCGTAGGAGCTGTCCGCGGTGTTCTGATAGAACAGCTCATTCACTGAGCGCAATAGAAGGTGCGGCTGCTCGCGAGCCAGGGCAAATTGGCTGCGCAGGTTTGCTTGAAGATTGGCCATAAGCAGCGCCGCTGCCATTCCCTTGCCGGAGATATCGCCGATCAGCAACCCCAGCCGCTCTTGTCCCAAGGCCAGGAAATCATAATAATCCCCACCGACGTGACGGGCCTGGATGCACACGCCGGCATAATCGAGGCCCGCCACCGCAGGCAGGGTCTGCGGGAAAAGCCTGGCCTGCACCTGCTTGGCAATCTCCAGCTCCTGTGCGGTGCGCCTTTCCAGCTCCGCCTTCTCAGCGATCGCGCGGCGTTGCGCTTCAATGTCTCGGCTCATCTCGTCGGAAGCGATCAATTCAAATGCGTTTTTGTCTGGATCGCAAAAGCGGGCGAACGTTCCTCCCCAAAGCTGCGACTGCGGCGGTTGGGAAAAATGCACTCCCCGGCTAAGCCACAACTCATAGGTGGCATTGATGTCCTCGGTAATGAATCCGATGTTGGTCGGCCGCCCAATGAGCTTGTAGTTGTCAGAGTTCCGCTTCGGCGCGAGCAGCGCCAGGATCGTGCTTCCATCGGGAGGAGCGACGGCGATCCACCGGCCAAATTCGAAGCGGCCATCGGCCAGGACGCTGAACCCTAACTGATCCACATAAAAGGAGACGCTCCGGGCGAGATCCCGAACGTAGACATTGGATTTGAAGATACGAAGATACGGGCTGTCCGAGCTTCCGCGCCTTGTCCCTCGTTCCACCAGGTCCAGCGGAGCGGAGGTTTTCTTCTCAGGAGTTTTCACTCTGGCTCAGTGTTGATTCCCTTTCTGCAGCTATGGTAACGCCGCCGGTTCTCGCAGGCATTTCCTTTCTCTCGGTCTTGCGGAATTCCTCCATCCACAGAGCTCTTTCGTCATGAGAATGGAGAATTTGGATGAATGCTGAGATCCTACGGCAGCCGTCATTCATCGGTAGTCAACGGTCGTATCTCGGCAGTCGGCTCGCTGATAAACTCGAATTAAAGCAGCTCATCCAAAATTTGCAGGAGTGTCACACCGCATGTCCGATACCGCAGTCAAGATCACTACCCGGCCGAACGGCCCCTTCCGCGTCGAAGGTCCGATTACCCTCATCAATGTCGATGGTCAGGAAATCGATCTGACCGGCAAACCCGCCGTCTCCCTCTGTCGCTGCGGCGCCTCGGTCAACAAACCATTCTGCGACGGGACCCACTCCAAGATCGGCTTTCAGGCGGCTGAGGCCGCGGTTGCCGCCGAGCAGAAGTAGCGCGTTTCAGTGCTCTAGGCTCAATGGGCGGCGGAGCGGGAACGACTTACCGACGGCGAGTTTGACTGCCGCTGCCCGTAGTGCATCCGCTTATGATGGAACGGAGGGTAAGCAAGATGAGAACAGCAACTCTCGATTGATCGCGATGCCCTGCCGTGGAGAGCACCCCTGGTAAGCGTAGCGGCGCATGGGTGTTCAAAGGGACGCGGACGCCCGTTTCAACCGTGTTCGAGAACCTTCAAGACATGAGTGTCGACGAGTTGGTCGAGGGGTTCGGAGCGACTCGCGAACAGGTTCAAGCCGTCCTACAACTCGCGGCGCACAGTGCGGAAGCAGCGGCTTCTCGCCCATAGATACTGGTTCTTTTACAATGGAGCCCCGCGCACTCTCGCCCGCTACCTGATCGAACATCATGCGGTCACTGAAGCCCGCGCCCGTGGGCTGGCAGGATTGGAAAACGGCGACCTCTTAAACGAGGCCGAAGCCGCATGGCCTTGAAGTGCTGGTAACAACCGACAAAAACCTCAGTTATCAGCAGAATCTAGCAAGCCGGAAGACGGCCGTGGTTGTGCTCGGCCAAGGCCTCTGGACACTCATCAAGCCATATGTGGCGCAGGTCGTTGCGACGGCGAATGCGGCGACACCGGGCAGCTTTTCCGAGGTGGAAATTCCGTTTGATTCCAGTTAGATCCGAAGAGCGGGGAAGAAGCGGCAACCCGGCTACTGCGATCCCAATCCCAGCGGTTCTCGCAAGAACGTATAGGCGATTAGCAATCCTGTGAGCCCAAGACCAATAAACACAGAAGCAAGTAACGCCAGACGGTTCACCGGTCGAGCGCCGCTACCTTCGCCGATCTCGCCCAGGAAAGCGCAAGCGCCGATTATGGCTCCAACCAGCGCGACCATGACCCATCGTTGCCAAGCGGTTAAGGAGCGGTTGCGCGCCGGTATCTCTTCTGTGCGACGTTCATCGGATGCGTATGGCACGAGGGCGTTCAGCAACGGTCTCATCGGTGCGAAGAGAACGATGGCACCCGCAACCACCGTGAGCAGATGGGTAGCAGTGCCGTGAATTAACTGCTCTGGATAAGCGACCAATACCAATATTGCAAATACAGTAGCGACTGTGGCCGCTTTCCAGTCTTTGGCGGTGGGCTCTGTAGCGCTCTGCGAGGTGCGGATGGCCAGTTGCACGGCTGCCGTGACAAGTGCCATGCCGCCAAGTAACGCGATGAGCATGTTCTGCGACTTTGACCCAATCCACATCGAAGGGTGGCGGCCCATGGAGAGTGCATCCGACCCGAGGGTGATGAAGACTACCAGAACCACCGCCTCCTGTGACCGGATGAGATACACCTGTCGCTTTCCGGAAGGGGCTTCGCGGTAGGGGCGAAACGCGCGAAAGAGCGACAGCAATGCGACAAGAATTCCCACTATGACACCAAATGAACCAATAGCATCATACGGGTCTTCCCCAAAAGGGATGACGTCGAGCAGAGCGGGATCGTGTTTGGCAAACATGAACAACCAGTAGAACAGGCAAGCGAGTCCGAAGACGATCACGGCATTGCGCTGGAGAACCTTCGGCATGGATTAGCCCCACTCATTGCGATACCGGCAAAGGCGCTTTTCGTGACTGACCTCAGTGAATGGTCTTCATCTTTCGTTGCATATAATCCATCAGCAAATACTCGCCCAGCGTATCCGGCGTCGTGAAGTATGCCTTGCCGCGACACATCGATGTCACCTTCTGCACGAACTGCACCAGCCCAAAATCCGAAGCCAGCATGAAGGTGTTGATCATGATGTTGGACCGTTTGCAGCGGGCGACCTCATCGAGCGTCTCGCTTACCACGAGCGGATCAAGTCCGAAGGCATTCTTGTAGATCCGGCCGTCGGGCAGCGTTAACGCCGAGGGCTTGCCGTCGGTGATCATTACGATCTGCTTCATGTCCTTGCGTTGCCGGGAGAGAATCTGCTGGGCGACCCGCAGCCCTTCGCGAGTGTTGGTGTAATGCGGGCCGACCTGCACACGCGGCAGCTGCGAGATGGGCATCTCTTCCGCTGAATCGTGAAAGAGCACGAGGTTCAGCGAGTCCCCCGGATACTGAGTACGAATAAGATGCGAGAGCGCCATCGCCACTTTTTTCGCCGGGGTGAAGCGGTCCTCGCCATAAAGAATCATCGAGTGCGAACAATCCAGCATCACCACCGTGGCGCAGGAACTCTGATACTCGCACTGATGCACGTGTAAGTCGCTGTATTCGAGATTGAGCGGCAGAGTGATCCCCTCGCGCGCGATCGCCGAATTCAGGGTAGCGGTGGTATCCAGGTTAATCGTATCCCCGAACTCGTACTGCTTGGAGGCGCCGCTGGTCTCGATGCCGGTGGCCCAA includes these proteins:
- a CDS encoding DUF1059 domain-containing protein; protein product: MAEQTKKEFRCADVGYTECGWKLEGNSEEEMVPTIQDHAAKVHHLELKEEAVQHVRQAIRDVA
- a CDS encoding CDGSH iron-sulfur domain-containing protein — translated: MSDTAVKITTRPNGPFRVEGPITLINVDGQEIDLTGKPAVSLCRCGASVNKPFCDGTHSKIGFQAAEAAVAAEQK
- a CDS encoding ABC transporter ATP-binding protein; this translates as MNVNGTGQTGAPANGAPKKHVEVPGSAWGDRLRALKNVPPVLKILWESGPAVVTWGIILRLITAGLPALLGYISSWILGNVKLAIDHQPLPPRFWWMVGAEVFFAVFANAINRLIDYLDSLLSDRYTFFVSVRVMRQAADLDLTTYEDPVFYDRLERARVQATDRLGMIQQMGRLLQQVVTTAIFTGILMYHSPWLVLLLTLGVLPSFLGETHYAFLGYAKNFRQTPAKRQMDYLRQAAGSREGAKELKLYNLADYFTGRFTSLSKEIYEENIELSRRKLFWGGILTMIGTLGYYGSYVFVIWRAVEGQLDMTTLLFLTTSIIQAQSNLQQVFSTASGIADQALFLTDLIAFFDMKPTVISKPNGQLVPRPIRRGFEFRNVSFAYPGTTRRVLKDFNFTLSPGERIALIGENGQGKTTVVKLITRLYDPTEGQILLDGVDLREYKLEDLHHEIGVIFQDFMRYEMTARENIAVGRVERQHTEEEIEHAAEKSLAASVVAKLSGGYDQMLGRRFEGGVELSGGEWQRVALARAYLRDAQLLILDEPTAALDAKSELEVFERFAELTTDKMALLISHRFSTVRMADRIVVLAGGRLVEEGNHQQLMALGGRYAEMFEMQAASYR
- a CDS encoding PP2C family protein-serine/threonine phosphatase gives rise to the protein MKTPEKKTSAPLDLVERGTRRGSSDSPYLRIFKSNVYVRDLARSVSFYVDQLGFSVLADGRFEFGRWIAVAPPDGSTILALLAPKRNSDNYKLIGRPTNIGFITEDINATYELWLSRGVHFSQPPQSQLWGGTFARFCDPDKNAFELIASDEMSRDIEAQRRAIAEKAELERRTAQELEIAKQVQARLFPQTLPAVAGLDYAGVCIQARHVGGDYYDFLALGQERLGLLIGDISGKGMAAALLMANLQANLRSQFALAREQPHLLLRSVNELFYQNTADSSYATFFYAEYDGPKQRLRYTNCGHLAAILLRQDDTLEMLHSTGTVLGLFKDWDGPTVECQMHPGDMLALYTDGVTESFNEAEEEFGEARLIEALRRHRAQPAQAILALIVEALRRFSSEEQHDDITLIVAKCSCD
- a CDS encoding vWA domain-containing protein → MKRVRYTKYNGDLASEMEMDDLLKALSDYLLNSGYRDPFTRFSELDHTMDDLKEALKQALEAGDLFDEQLQQKIDEMAADGKLDELIEKLMDRMEQENYLSTQQPRDPSRNSPGPGQAGGPQGEVRFEVTDKSLDFLGFKTLRDLLGSLGKSSFGRHDTRHWATGIETSGASKQYEFGDTINLDTTATLNSAIAREGITLPLNLEYSDLHVHQCEYQSSCATVVMLDCSHSMILYGEDRFTPAKKVAMALSHLIRTQYPGDSLNLVLFHDSAEEMPISQLPRVQVGPHYTNTREGLRVAQQILSRQRKDMKQIVMITDGKPSALTLPDGRIYKNAFGLDPLVVSETLDEVARCKRSNIMINTFMLASDFGLVQFVQKVTSMCRGKAYFTTPDTLGEYLLMDYMQRKMKTIH
- a CDS encoding cobalamin B12-binding domain-containing protein encodes the protein MELPTPIRVLVAKPGLDGHDRGAKVIARALRDAGMEVIYTGLRQTPEMIVNAAIQEDVQCIGLSILSGAHNVIVPRIMALLKENAADDILVVLGGTIPSQDIPSLKAQGVAAVFGPGTLLAATVNFIRSHARRTTLHPS
- a CDS encoding glucoamylase family protein, which gives rise to MTEFIQIADERNPDAAPLSVDHLRQHARTTARGWGVTRRPQGRGAFPARVEAARTLLDKLYGQLDRMPPPDYSKVTSPDPILELRENPRLIRAVVLEAASLRRKIPGLPRVVTQSAHASAHPGEQQGSLPRNLYIAEAYFDATQSVWNPDAFRIYLEQLQLDDPLDLEELWAIPSFMKFHLLEQVLDQAQGMLDSPSTVDLASKKLLSTRIRTLRDVGFADWVPLLESLIIFDPTLRQDPAHSYSLMDFETRESYRKRIAKVARYSEFTEAQVASAALDLAHEAWKLPITDARLYLRRSHVGYYLIDKGFPQLASRIGYRPAFIDRLRTLIRNNADDFYIGGIEVITILLMAAVIAPLASRYPVIGGLTLAFFLLLLPAAQGTVDLFNNIVTALFKAHPLPKLDFSSGIPAEFATFVAVPTLLMNEKQLRELVEELEVRFLANPDPNLHFGLVTDLPDSVTRPRENDTDPLVDLALSLINELNARYRESNYGSFFLLHRHRIFNARQGVWMGWERKRGKLLDLNKYLRGDFDAFPVKAGNLEVLRQVKYIITLDSDTQLPRGTASRLVGAIAHPLNRAIIDPRLRIVTEGYGLLQPRVGVSVSSASRSRLAAIYSGQTGFDIYARAVSDAYQDLYSEGIFTGKGIYEVASFHAVLDRRFPRNSLLSHDLIEGSYARVGLATDIEVIDDYPSHYSAYTRRKHRWVRGDWQIAQWMFSKVPDESGRFVPNPISTISRWRILDNLRRSLVEPFTFLLLVAGWLGLPGGPLYWTVATLIIFFLPNIVQLFFSLGHAAFSDQEGAVGEAFSGFLQALGVSLLTLAFLPHQTLLSLDAIVRSLVRRFITGQRLLEWETAAEAEANAKSKKRTPVDTYLAAMPLIAIALAAIIWYFNWGALHIAVPVLVLWGFSGSITAWLNAPPREQHARISPADAVFLEQQALRIWRFYAEFGSEKHNYLIPDNVEEEQLVEAPRVSTTNIGMLLNARQAAGDLGFITAHEFVDLTRRTLASIHKLEKLNGHPYNWYDTLTLAPLQPVTISSVDNGNLAASLYTLRAGALAMLKLPLLRPNLFGGLRTHWQLMLAQKGIPKQIASHPLPPETASNDTWVSWCLGTEMLEGFSAHTELSGEAAWWLRETGQRIKAISQLIRDYRPWMLPEFAPLRAIPQLGFSLETPIALATAPEFATQLEARLDRMWATSTDQANSVLSEQLRSLLPDAIIRLKALNSALVAIAEDAFHLADQMDFGFLLEKSRLLLSIGYEVATKKLHTATYDMLASEARIATFLAVAKGDIPQQSWFKLARTHTIAFNRPVLLSWTGTMFEYLMPSLWMRSYPDTLVSRTLSAAVEIQRDFARKHRIPWGISESGYAEQDPAGHYHYQAFGIPDMALKWDATAGPVVSPYSTFLALGTDAPAAMKNLRRMAKAGWVGAYGFYESADYSQTKGQAKLVREWMAHHQGMCLLAILNLLHENVVQTWFHSNPQLQATELLLHERPMREAALRAEYKQFSPKTRRTA
- a CDS encoding DUF433 domain-containing protein, translating into MFKGTRTPVSTVFENLQDMSVDELVEGFGATREQVQAVLQLAAHSAEAAASRP